AACATCCCGGCCCGCCGAACCCGCCGCGAGAGCCGAGGACGGAGCCGCTTGCCGAGCGAGACGCCGGCCAGCCCCGGCACCGCCGCGACCGCCGACAGCACGAGCAGGCCGCCACCCTCGTACAGCCCGAAGAGCCCGGCGGCGACCACGCGGACCGAGGAGATGCCGAGGAAGACCATCGCCACGACGCCGACGAACGTCGTGTGATCGAGGTCGAGGCTCTTCAGGTAGGCGACCACCTGGACGCCGACGTTCGACGCGCCGAACACGAGCCCCGAGCCCAGCCCCAAGAGGAGTTTCACGCCGAACGTGTCGGAGACGTGCGCGCGGACCCACGCCTCGCCGGGCAACGGATACCGCTCCTGTGTGAACGCGAGGAAGCCGAAGACGAAGAGGCCGAGCGCGACCGTGAGCGGTCGCGTCGGCACCCGCGAGAGCAGGCTCATGCCGGCGACGGTGCCCACGAGCGCCGCCGCGACGAACGGCCAGAACCGCTCGGCGCACGTCCGGAGGCCCGTCCCGTCGAGTTCACGGACGAGCGAGACGTTCGCCGCGAGGATCGGCAGGATCATCACGACGACCGCCACCTGCGGTTCGACGACGATCGCCGTCAGTCCCGTCCCGATGACGGAGTAGCCGAAGCCG
This Salinigranum marinum DNA region includes the following protein-coding sequences:
- a CDS encoding TSUP family transporter — protein: MLSLAPLSPSLAAVVFGIVVLGGLVTGVNGFGYSVIGTGLTAIVVEPQVAVVVMILPILAANVSLVRELDGTGLRTCAERFWPFVAAALVGTVAGMSLLSRVPTRPLTVALGLFVFGFLAFTQERYPLPGEAWVRAHVSDTFGVKLLLGLGSGLVFGASNVGVQVVAYLKSLDLDHTTFVGVVAMVFLGISSVRVVAAGLFGLYEGGGLLVLSAVAAVPGLAGVSLGKRLRPRLSRRVRRAGMFLLLAFIGVRLLGNGLGV